A stretch of Mastomys coucha isolate ucsf_1 unplaced genomic scaffold, UCSF_Mcou_1 pScaffold3, whole genome shotgun sequence DNA encodes these proteins:
- the Zbtb9 gene encoding zinc finger and BTB domain-containing protein 9 has protein sequence MDASTPVPPASPSPRCKPAPQTIHIEFPHHSSSLLEALNRHRLEGKFCDVSLLVQGRELRAHKAVLAAASPYFHDKLLLGDAPRLTLPNVIEADAFEGLLQLIYSGSLHLPLDALPAHLLVASGLQMWQVVDRCSEILRELETSGGISAGGGASSLTLLSTTSSGGWCIRSSPFQNPVRASASTENSVGPERPAGGQGSEPEGVLQVQVKVEEEEEQGSAAPLFQTPQPERVSGGVSQACGSLPSPTSALPSKPSEDENSALDPPTPPVQASQVLYVSQENGECKEEMSGGKTPPGGAEEKTNVLPGGDSEEKGELRYLLSSGGGETSGAGDSSWKPVDLHGNEILSGGGGPGGPGQAMHGPVKLGGTPPADGKCFACLCGKRFAVKPKRDRHIMLTFSLRPFGCGICNKRFKLKHHLTEHMKTHARALHACPHCGRRFRVQAFFLRHRDLCKGQGWPTYHWTYK, from the coding sequence ATGGATGCTTCGACTCCTGTGCCTCCCGCATCCCCTTCTCCGAGATGCAAGCCAGCCCCGCAGACAATCCACATTGAGTTCCCTCATCATAGCTCTTCGCTGCTGGAAGCCCTGAACCGCCACAGGCTGGAGGGAAAGTTCTGTGATGTGTCCCTCCTGGTTCAGGGCAGGGAACTCAGGGCTCACAAAGCGGTGTTGGCTGCTGCCTCTCCTTACTTCCACGACAAGCTGCTCCTGGGGGATGCGCCCCGACTGACTTTACCGAATGTCATCGAGGCAGATGCCTTCGAGGGACTGCTTCAGCTCATTTATTCCGGGAGCCTCCACCTGCCGCTGGATGCTCTCCCTGCCCATCTCCTGGTAGCCAGTGGCCTTCAGATGTGGCAAGTAGTAGACCGGTGCTCGGAGATTCTCCGAGAACTAGAAACGTCCGGTGGGATTTCAGCGGGCGGAGGAGCCTCCAGCCTCACACTTCTTTCCACGACATCCTCAGGAGGCTGGTGCATTCGGTCTTCCCCTTTCCAGAACCCAGTCCGGGCCTCTGCTTCTACAGAGAATTCTGTTGGTCCTGAGCGCCCCGCCGGAGGGCAGGGGAGTGAACCAGAAGGAGTGTTACAGGTCCAGGtgaaagtggaggaggaagaggagcaggggtCCGCAGCCCCGCTCTTTCAGACGCCTCAGCCTGAGAGAGTGTCGGGAGGGGTTTCCCAAGCTTGCGGATCCCTCCCATCGCCTACTTCTGCTCTTCCCAGCAAGCCTTCAGAGGATGAGAACTCGGCACTGGATCCTCCTACCCCTCCGGTACAAGCTTCCCAAGTCTTATATGTTAGTCAGGAAAACGGCGAGTGTAAGGAGGAGATGTCAGGAGGCAAGACTCCGCCTGGAGGAGCAGAAGAAAAGACCAACGTACTGCCTGGAGGGgactctgaggagaagggggagcTGCGCTACTTGCTGTcctcaggaggaggagaaacgTCTGGGGCAGGAGATTCATCCTGGAAACCAGTGGATCTTCATGGGAATGAAATCCTGTCAGGGGGTGGAGGGCCCGGAGGACCCGGGCAGGCTATGCATGGGCCTGTGAAGCTAGGAGGGACACCCCCTGCGGATGGGAAGtgctttgcttgcttgtgtgGAAAACGCTTTGCCGTAAAGCCAAAACGAGACCGACACATCATGTTGACCTTCAGCCTTCGACCTTTTGGATGTGGCATCTGTAATAAACGTTTCAAGTTGAAGCATCATCTGACAGAGCACATGAAGACCCACGCTAGAGCTCTGCATGCGTGTCCCCACTGTGGCCGTAGGTTCCGCGTCCAGGCCTTCTTCCTTCGCCACCGGGACTTATGCAAGGGCCAGGGCTGGCCCACTTACCACTGGACTTACAAATGA